Sequence from the Methanosarcina siciliae T4/M genome:
ACAATGGCTCCGTCAGCTCCGAACTTTTTTGCGCGGGAAAATAGTTCTTCTACCTGTTCCATCCCGGAGTCCTTCACGATTTTTGGGGTATTAAAATAGATTTTTCTGCCTGCAGCTCTGGCTTTCAGAACCGCGCTTTCTAAAACGGAATCATTATTCCTGTCGGTATCACGTTTCATTCCGGAAGCTTCCGCTACTCCGGTTTCACTACCGGTTGTGTTTCTGAATGCTTTTCCGGCTGCGTTTCCTGTGGTGTTCGGTTTTCTGAAAAGGCTCTCTCCGAAGTAAATGCAATCTGCTCCACCTGCAAGAGCTCCTTCAAGCCCTTCAAAGGAATAAGCGGTAACTGAGAGCAGGGGCTTTTTTGGAAGGTTCCGGATTTTAGTTTCTTTGATTTCTTCTCGATGGTTTATTTTCCCGGTTCCTTCTATTTCTTTTGTTTCCTCTATTTTCCCTATTCTTTTTACTTCTTTCACCTTTTTTTCTCCGGGGGCGGGGAGCTGCAGATTTTCGAGAGGCTTTCGCTTCCACTTTGAGGTGCGCAGGTTTTCAAGCTGCAAGACCGCTTTTGTCCTCAGCTCGTTCAGCTGCCCTACGGGAATAAAAATATCTTCCTCAACACTCACATTAAGTTCGGTTGCTTCAAAAAGAGTGTTTCCAAGTTTGGTGAGCTGTTTTTCGATCCGGGCTTTTGAAGTCGGGAGCTTTTCTGCTTCCTCAACAAGATATTCGGATTCCACAGTAACTACATTTGAATCGCTGTCTTTTATCCCGAACCGGGCAGGTTTTCCGGATGTAAGGGTTGCTGCGAGGGATACAGGGATCTTTGGCCTCAGGGCTCCGGATTCGCTTTCTTTTTTAAGGGAATCCATAAGTTTCTTGTCATGAGTCCTGTAGACGGTGCTTCCTGAGGGCGCCCTTGAATCAAAGGGGATCTCCACGACTTCTCCTTTCCCTGCGCTGTATACGGAGCCCTTTCCGGTATACATCGAAGAGATGATTTTTCCTTTATCTTCCGGCCTGGTCTCGGCATTTTCGACCATTATCCCGTCTCCCAGGCGGAGGATGTTTGAAAGTTTCACACGGATTCGCTTTGTGCGCCTGTCGTAGCTGACAACCGTGCCTGCAGGAATTCCACGGTTGTGGGGGTTTTCCCGGCTCATGAGTTTTCCACGCGGGTTTTCGAAAAAGTAGCCTGAGGTAAAGCCCCGGTTAAAAAGCTGGGTAAGGATCTCCTGCTCCTCTCCGGATACAAAATACCCGGCCGGGTTTTTCAGGTACCTGTCAATCAGGCGGCGGTAGATCCTGACAACTCCTGCAACATACTCCGGCCTTTTCATCCTGCCCTCAATTTTAAAGGACTCTATCCCGGCTTCGATGAGGGTGCCGAGGCCCGAAGCCGTGTTAAGGTCTTTAGGGCTTAACAGGTAACTACCGCCTGTTTTAACCTGCTTGCCTTCACAGTACAGCCTGTACTTTTTGCGGCACGGTTGGGCGCAGTATCCCCTGTTCCCGCTTCTTCCTCCTATAAGGCTGCTCAGAAGGCACTGGCCCGAATAGGAGATACAGAGGGCTCCGTGTACGAAAACCTCGATCTCCATATCACTTTTTTCTTTTATCTTTCTAATCTCTTCAAGCGAAGTTTCCCGTGAGAGTACGACCCTTTCGATTCCCAGCTCCTTTGCAAAAGCAACTCCTTCACTGCTGTGCAGGGTCATCTGCGTGCTTGCATGGAGAGGAAGGTCAGGAAGGTATTTCCGGGAAAGGGCAATGAGTCCCGGGTCCTGAATGATAATCGCATCTGCTCCCATTTCTCTTAGCCTGGCGAGCAGTCTAAGTGCACTTTCAACTTCTTCTTCCTTGAGCAGGGTGTTTACGGTTACGTATATTTTTACGCCTCTGAGGTGGGCGTAATCAAGAGCCTGTTCAAGCTCTTCCTCTGAAAAATTAGATGCATATCCCCGGGCGCTAAAAGCCCTGGCTCCTATGTATACAGCGTCAGCTCCGTTTTCCACAGCTGCCTTCAGGGCTTCCATGCCGCCGGCCGGTGCCAGCAGTTCAGGTTTTGCAGGTTTCATCAGTTGGGATTACAGAGTATTCTCTTAATTAAAGCTTTGGCATCCTTTTCCCGCCGGATAACTCAAGGGGCTAAACTCAAAGGGTTCTAATATCAAGGATTATGGAAAACAAAAGGCTCTAAAATCAAAAAGCGGGGGAAACCAAGAATTATAATGAAAAAATAAAAAGTAAAAAGTGAAAAGTAAAAAAATAAAAAGGGTTAGATTGCAAGCTTCCGGACAGAGTCCGATATAATGTTTTTTCGGGTTATTCCTTTGGTCCTATTATCCAGGTCATGATCCTATCGCTTTTCTTATCTTTTGAGGTTTCGCAGAGTATCTTCCCTTCATGCATGTGGGATTCACAGGAATAGCTGACTTTGTCTTGCTTTCCAATGTACTTGAAATGTATCTTGAAATATCCTTCCGAACACCCGATCCCGTATTTTATCCAGCCTTCAATGTCCGCTCCACCTTCACAGCTGCCTTCGCATGCAATAAGCCCAAAACCCTTTTCCTCGTAAGACCCGATCTTTTCTGGAGCAACGTGGCCTTTTTTGTACATTCCCTTCTCGATTTTCTGAGCCTGAAGTACAAAGTCATCACCGGTGTTGTTCAGGATCTTCAACTGCAAGCCTTCAAGAGTTTCCATAGTTTCTGTTTCTGACATCTTCGATTACCCCGAGAAATAACAAATCAGATAAAATTCCGAACAAGAGATTGC
This genomic interval carries:
- a CDS encoding DUF3656 domain-containing U32 family peptidase; amino-acid sequence: MKPAKPELLAPAGGMEALKAAVENGADAVYIGARAFSARGYASNFSEEELEQALDYAHLRGVKIYVTVNTLLKEEEVESALRLLARLREMGADAIIIQDPGLIALSRKYLPDLPLHASTQMTLHSSEGVAFAKELGIERVVLSRETSLEEIRKIKEKSDMEIEVFVHGALCISYSGQCLLSSLIGGRSGNRGYCAQPCRKKYRLYCEGKQVKTGGSYLLSPKDLNTASGLGTLIEAGIESFKIEGRMKRPEYVAGVVRIYRRLIDRYLKNPAGYFVSGEEQEILTQLFNRGFTSGYFFENPRGKLMSRENPHNRGIPAGTVVSYDRRTKRIRVKLSNILRLGDGIMVENAETRPEDKGKIISSMYTGKGSVYSAGKGEVVEIPFDSRAPSGSTVYRTHDKKLMDSLKKESESGALRPKIPVSLAATLTSGKPARFGIKDSDSNVVTVESEYLVEEAEKLPTSKARIEKQLTKLGNTLFEATELNVSVEEDIFIPVGQLNELRTKAVLQLENLRTSKWKRKPLENLQLPAPGEKKVKEVKRIGKIEETKEIEGTGKINHREEIKETKIRNLPKKPLLSVTAYSFEGLEGALAGGADCIYFGESLFRKPNTTGNAAGKAFRNTTGSETGVAEASGMKRDTDRNNDSVLESAVLKARAAGRKIYFNTPKIVKDSGMEQVEELFSRAKKFGADGAIVSNLGTFNLAKEKKIPCIADSPLNIYNGYTFALLLQNGAKMAALSPELTLEELKEVAAYGPAECIVHGRLELMESEHCLVGGLLGKAGNKCSAPCTSGNFTLVDEKKYEFPLLMDYQCRTHLLNSRSLCMLEYIPLLVESGVASLRIETLGMDSAEEIRRVTAEYRKAIDAFCETGERGKRKCENLGKGFTAGHYFRGVQ